The following proteins are co-located in the Roseiconus lacunae genome:
- a CDS encoding Fur family transcriptional regulator produces the protein MSDETLGDSVTTKVEPLQVSLSPQERFSEYLQSRGLRQTNQRKFLIDQVFSQHDHFDAEELIERLPRRGEQNYVSTATVYRTLRECVDAGLLNCFQLDGRTVYDHDYGYPQHDHLYCTRCRKLLEFQSDELIAIRDSVAALHGFRVESHRMIIQGICRECSRSRRKKRKQDLV, from the coding sequence ATGTCCGACGAGACCCTAGGCGATTCCGTGACGACCAAGGTGGAACCGCTCCAGGTCTCACTTTCTCCGCAGGAACGGTTCAGCGAGTACCTGCAGTCGCGAGGATTGCGCCAGACCAATCAGCGGAAGTTTCTGATCGATCAGGTGTTCAGCCAGCACGATCACTTTGACGCCGAAGAATTGATTGAGCGATTGCCGCGCCGTGGTGAGCAAAACTACGTCAGCACGGCAACGGTCTATCGGACCTTGCGTGAATGTGTCGATGCGGGACTGCTGAATTGTTTTCAGCTCGACGGGCGGACGGTGTACGACCATGACTATGGCTACCCGCAGCACGATCACCTGTACTGCACTCGATGTCGCAAACTGCTGGAATTTCAAAGCGATGAATTAATCGCGATTCGAGATTCGGTTGCCGCATTGCACGGTTTTCGTGTCGAAAGTCACCGAATGATTATTCAGGGCATCTGCCGCGAGTGTTCACGCAGTCGGCGAAAAAAACGCAAGCAAGATCTCGTCTGA
- a CDS encoding SCO family protein, whose amino-acid sequence MKTAGNIAIILVLGIVLGFIGRSMRTPAPSGPGPDDIVHTNEVAPGEEPLVTDSTEIANDDIARPAPQTTPIPGLLTEFELTERSGETVRSEDLKGQPYIVSFFFTTCPSICPQQNQKLKTLADKYKGKGIKFLAISVDPETDTPEVLREYAARFNADADQWLFLTGDLLYIRRIAGDIFQQPVNKGFHTERFVLVDAEGNIEGFYSWPEPKQMEKLEQAIEEMI is encoded by the coding sequence ATGAAAACCGCCGGAAACATCGCCATAATCTTGGTACTCGGAATCGTTCTCGGTTTCATCGGCCGATCGATGCGAACGCCTGCCCCGTCCGGACCGGGCCCCGATGACATCGTCCACACCAACGAGGTCGCGCCGGGTGAAGAACCACTGGTCACCGATAGCACAGAAATCGCCAACGATGACATCGCTCGCCCGGCGCCGCAGACGACGCCGATCCCTGGCCTGCTGACAGAGTTTGAGCTGACCGAACGGAGTGGTGAAACCGTCCGCAGCGAAGACCTCAAAGGGCAACCGTATATCGTCAGCTTTTTCTTCACGACATGCCCGAGCATCTGCCCGCAACAAAACCAGAAGCTGAAGACGCTCGCCGACAAATACAAAGGCAAAGGCATCAAGTTCCTCGCGATTTCCGTAGACCCCGAAACAGACACTCCCGAAGTGCTTCGCGAATACGCGGCAAGATTCAATGCCGACGCCGACCAATGGCTCTTCTTAACAGGCGACCTGTTGTATATCCGCCGCATTGCCGGGGATATCTTCCAACAGCCGGTCAATAAAGGATTCCACACCGAGCGTTTTGTCCTCGTCGATGCTGAAGGGAACATCGAAGGCTTCTACAGTTGGCCCGAACCGAAGCAGATGGAAAAACTGGAACAAGCAATCGAAGAGATGATTTAA
- a CDS encoding DUF1844 domain-containing protein has protein sequence MSEESKDPKLVVDDDWKSQVEQEKNQPADDAVSEANDPTGALPPASLAMLISTFYSQAMIALGVMANPATDEKSTDLVMAKHFIDTLEMLQEKTKGNTDTEEDKMFDEVLHLLRMAYVGSKNAQ, from the coding sequence ATGTCAGAAGAAAGTAAAGATCCCAAACTGGTTGTCGACGACGATTGGAAATCTCAGGTCGAACAAGAAAAGAATCAGCCCGCAGACGACGCCGTGAGCGAAGCGAATGATCCGACAGGCGCCTTGCCACCGGCTTCACTTGCGATGCTGATCAGTACGTTTTATAGCCAAGCGATGATTGCTCTCGGTGTGATGGCAAATCCGGCAACAGACGAGAAATCAACCGACTTGGTGATGGCGAAGCACTTCATCGATACGTTGGAGATGTTGCAAGAGAAAACGAAAGGCAACACCGACACCGAGGAAGACAAAATGTTCGACGAAGTTCTGCATTTGCTGCGAATGGCTTACGTCGGATCCAAGAACGCTCAGTAG
- a CDS encoding tetratricopeptide repeat protein, with the protein MDQSVRQHAFRRTFERSRWRCASVFGMLLLLVPLGGCRTIRSKIGNNGETLGARRLSRSGLEFMRQGQWDQAEHLFQEALVLCKTDDRAHRGLSEAYWNRDQKDAAIRHMETAVKLSEQDPRLVVRLGQMYLDVGRLDDAESQAKTALISQRDSADTWVLSGDCLVARDRSQEALASYHRALALQPDIVDVKMRVAEIYLAKERYDRVLATLDRAEDESALASLPIRVHMLRGLAMKNLDRPELAIKHFVKAKLQAPEMAEPCLQIAAIKLEQGDSVRASEEIAEAMRLDETLVIESGWSNFLLTPEQLAARKASQGRELR; encoded by the coding sequence ATGGATCAAAGCGTTCGGCAGCATGCTTTTCGCAGGACGTTTGAACGTTCGCGATGGCGATGCGCGAGCGTGTTCGGGATGCTGCTGTTGCTGGTGCCGCTGGGCGGCTGCCGGACGATTCGAAGTAAGATCGGTAACAACGGTGAGACGCTCGGTGCCCGCCGTTTGTCTCGTAGCGGCTTGGAATTTATGCGGCAGGGGCAATGGGACCAAGCCGAGCATCTGTTTCAAGAGGCATTGGTGTTGTGCAAGACCGACGATCGCGCGCACCGAGGGCTATCGGAAGCTTATTGGAACCGCGACCAAAAAGACGCGGCGATCAGACACATGGAAACGGCCGTTAAGCTCAGCGAGCAAGATCCACGTTTGGTCGTACGTTTGGGCCAAATGTATTTAGACGTTGGGCGACTTGACGATGCGGAAAGCCAAGCGAAGACCGCACTGATATCACAGCGTGATAGTGCGGATACTTGGGTTCTGAGTGGTGACTGTTTGGTTGCCCGCGATCGGTCTCAAGAGGCGCTCGCGTCCTATCATCGCGCCTTAGCACTGCAACCCGACATCGTCGATGTAAAGATGCGAGTTGCAGAGATTTACCTAGCGAAAGAACGTTACGACCGCGTGCTGGCAACCTTGGATCGGGCCGAAGATGAAAGCGCACTCGCTTCACTGCCGATTCGCGTGCACATGTTGCGCGGGCTCGCAATGAAAAATCTTGATCGTCCCGAACTTGCGATCAAGCATTTTGTTAAAGCCAAGTTACAGGCCCCGGAGATGGCGGAGCCGTGTTTGCAGATTGCCGCTATCAAACTTGAACAGGGTGATTCGGTTCGCGCGAGCGAAGAGATTGCCGAGGCGATGCGTCTCGACGAAACGCTGGTGATCGAAAGTGGCTGGTCAAACTTTCTCTTGACCCCGGAACAATTGGCCGCCAGGAAAGCCTCACAGGGGCGTGAGCTACGTTAG
- a CDS encoding 3-deoxy-manno-octulosonate cytidylyltransferase translates to MTRFQIVLPARLASSRLSEKLLQRVNGKTVLQYTYESASRAKVAQQGVIVAVDHPRLADEVESFGGRWVMTPADCASGTDRVAHVAAQLPGVDVLVNVQSDEPEIDPDSIDAVAMTLSDDSEADLGTAATPIIDPAALTDPGIVKVVMGQPAELAAAQGSGAGQSSAVKGRAVYFSRACVPFDRDGDPVDRLQQVPATYWHHLGLYAYRPDFLRWFASAPQSYLERVEKLEQLRAIEAGKKVVVAVVGPAASGIDTPADLAAFRARQA, encoded by the coding sequence ATGACCAGATTCCAAATTGTGCTTCCAGCTCGGCTGGCATCTTCGCGTTTGAGCGAGAAATTGCTGCAACGGGTGAACGGGAAAACGGTGCTGCAATACACCTACGAATCGGCGAGCCGGGCCAAGGTGGCTCAGCAGGGAGTCATCGTTGCCGTTGATCATCCGCGTTTGGCCGACGAGGTTGAATCATTTGGGGGCCGTTGGGTGATGACACCGGCCGATTGTGCGAGCGGGACCGACCGAGTCGCCCATGTTGCCGCACAGCTTCCCGGCGTGGACGTGTTGGTGAACGTTCAAAGCGATGAGCCGGAGATCGATCCGGACTCAATTGATGCCGTCGCGATGACCCTCAGTGACGACAGTGAAGCGGATCTTGGCACGGCGGCGACCCCGATTATTGATCCTGCGGCGCTCACTGATCCGGGGATCGTAAAAGTCGTGATGGGGCAGCCTGCAGAATTGGCGGCGGCTCAAGGAAGCGGTGCGGGGCAAAGCAGTGCAGTGAAGGGCAGGGCAGTGTACTTCAGTCGGGCGTGCGTCCCGTTTGATCGTGACGGTGATCCGGTCGATCGACTTCAGCAAGTTCCGGCGACGTACTGGCACCACCTGGGGCTTTACGCTTACCGCCCTGACTTTCTTCGTTGGTTCGCATCAGCTCCGCAAAGTTATCTAGAGCGGGTCGAAAAGCTGGAGCAATTGCGGGCGATCGAGGCGGGGAAGAAGGTGGTCGTCGCCGTCGTCGGTCCAGCCGCTTCCGGCATCGACACGCCTGCTGACTTGGCGGCCTTTCGGGCCCGGCAGGCCTGA
- a CDS encoding CNNM domain-containing protein: MILIGIAIFMLGLVLSAFFSGSETGLYRVSRTRLVLDALDGSPPARAMIWLINRPTIFVATALVGNNLANFLTSFAIVLLVSTMFGASSTAELIGPMLMTPIVFVFGELLPKYWFFQAPYRLLNLVSPLILIATVLFLPVSLVLAGLSILLSWVTGQTPFRLRLAMARGEFMQVLRAGEEAGVLHSGQRSLVEQLFEVGNQRAISFAVPLDRLATVDMPLSEEEANRARRQNHPIVLVQDGTRIVGYVRYSELATAGANAEVRPVIRDSVQSRHLKVLLRLYDAASEVALLCDENDDTQSVVTRRQLLQPMIKS, encoded by the coding sequence ATGATCTTGATCGGCATCGCCATCTTCATGTTAGGTCTCGTCCTAAGCGCTTTTTTTAGCGGCAGTGAAACCGGTTTGTACCGCGTCAGCCGGACACGATTGGTCCTCGATGCGCTCGACGGATCTCCTCCAGCTCGGGCGATGATTTGGTTGATCAATCGGCCGACGATTTTTGTCGCGACAGCCCTCGTCGGAAACAATCTCGCTAACTTTTTGACCAGTTTTGCGATCGTGCTTCTGGTGAGCACCATGTTCGGAGCTTCTTCGACGGCCGAGCTAATCGGCCCGATGCTGATGACCCCAATCGTGTTCGTGTTCGGAGAACTGTTGCCGAAGTACTGGTTCTTCCAAGCGCCGTATCGATTACTGAATCTTGTGAGTCCGTTAATCCTTATCGCCACCGTGCTGTTTTTGCCGGTATCGCTGGTCCTGGCCGGTCTCTCAATCCTGCTCAGCTGGGTAACCGGTCAAACCCCGTTTCGACTTCGCCTGGCCATGGCACGAGGCGAATTCATGCAGGTCTTACGTGCCGGTGAAGAGGCCGGCGTACTACACTCCGGCCAACGCTCCCTTGTCGAGCAGTTGTTTGAAGTTGGAAACCAACGGGCAATCTCGTTCGCGGTTCCACTCGACCGCTTGGCAACGGTGGACATGCCGCTAAGCGAAGAAGAAGCAAACCGTGCCCGGCGACAAAATCATCCGATCGTGTTGGTTCAAGACGGAACACGCATCGTCGGCTACGTTCGCTATTCAGAATTGGCGACCGCCGGAGCGAACGCGGAAGTGCGACCGGTGATCCGTGACTCCGTGCAAAGCCGTCACTTGAAGGTGCTGCTACGGTTGTACGATGCCGCGAGCGAAGTGGCGTTGCTTTGCGATGAAAACGACGACACGCAATCGGTCGTCACGAGACGTCAACTGTTGCAGCCGATGATCAAGTCTTGA
- a CDS encoding Flp family type IVb pilin — MKSPQLVCSMLSLLRDEDGTTAVEYAVMLALIVAVCIGSVAALTTETQKSFDKSGAAIAGAMAN, encoded by the coding sequence ATGAAATCTCCACAACTCGTTTGCTCCATGCTCTCGCTGCTGCGAGACGAGGACGGCACTACCGCGGTTGAATACGCGGTGATGTTGGCCCTGATCGTCGCGGTCTGCATCGGCTCGGTAGCGGCATTGACCACAGAGACTCAGAAGAGCTTCGATAAATCGGGGGCGGCGATCGCAGGAGCGATGGCCAATTAG
- a CDS encoding flagellar biosynthesis anti-sigma factor FlgM, with amino-acid sequence MQIYGPFRVSTTQSTSSVQATGQVAGNESTRATDQAASRGPVDQLDLSSSATAANRIEGQSAVAGEGIRFDRVADIRRQIADGAYDTPEKMDAALDRFLDLLG; translated from the coding sequence ATGCAAATCTACGGCCCCTTTCGGGTTAGCACCACTCAATCTACGTCCAGCGTCCAAGCCACCGGCCAGGTCGCGGGCAACGAATCTACCCGTGCCACCGATCAAGCTGCCAGCCGAGGCCCAGTTGATCAACTGGACCTCAGTTCATCGGCAACGGCCGCCAATCGAATCGAAGGCCAATCGGCGGTTGCCGGCGAAGGCATCCGATTTGATCGAGTGGCGGACATTCGTCGACAAATTGCAGATGGTGCCTACGACACCCCTGAAAAAATGGATGCGGCCCTCGATCGGTTCCTCGATCTCCTTGGCTAG
- a CDS encoding CTP synthase, translating to MTKHIFVTGGVVSSLGKGLTSASLAMLLESRGLRVRMQKLDPYINVDPGTMSPYQHGEVYVLDDGSETDLDLGHYERFTSSVLTRDCNYTTGQIYLSVIEKERKGRFLGKTVQVIPHITNEIKSVIARMAGEDVDVVITEIGGTVGDIESLPFMEAIRQYAQDVGRENVLYMHLTLVPYLKAADELKTKPTQHSVGQLREIGIQPDILVCRCEHSISREERDKIALFCNVPSEAVIEEKDKDFSIYEVPISLVDNKLDELIVKRLNLPSKALDISPWTDLLHRLRNPRHEVSIAVVGKYAEHKDAYKSIYESIDHAGMHHQTQIRIGRIQSSEIEREGAERLLAGYDGILIPGGFGERGVEGKVQSIRYARQRGIPFFGICLGMQCAVIEFARHVCGLEKAHSSEFDKDTPDPVICLLDEQQNVTQLGGTMRLGSQPTVLSPGSKAHQCYGADDVDERHRHRYEFNNAYRQVFQDAGLVISGTSPDGSLVEIVEQPDHPWFVAVQYHPEFKSKPLKAHPLFAGFVEAAINRASERRSSDQPAISQR from the coding sequence ATGACGAAACACATCTTTGTAACCGGCGGGGTCGTGTCCTCGCTCGGAAAAGGCCTGACGAGTGCCTCCCTTGCAATGCTTTTGGAATCGCGTGGATTGCGAGTCCGGATGCAGAAACTGGATCCGTACATTAACGTCGATCCGGGTACCATGAGCCCCTATCAACACGGGGAAGTCTATGTGCTCGATGACGGCAGTGAGACGGATCTTGATCTAGGGCACTACGAACGCTTCACCAGCAGCGTCCTGACACGAGATTGCAACTACACCACCGGTCAGATCTATCTGTCGGTGATTGAAAAGGAACGCAAAGGCCGTTTCTTGGGGAAAACCGTTCAGGTCATCCCGCACATCACCAATGAAATCAAGTCGGTCATTGCCCGCATGGCCGGTGAAGACGTTGACGTGGTGATTACCGAAATTGGCGGTACGGTGGGCGATATCGAAAGCTTGCCGTTCATGGAGGCGATCCGGCAGTACGCACAAGACGTCGGTCGCGAAAATGTGCTTTATATGCACCTGACTTTGGTGCCTTATCTGAAAGCGGCTGATGAATTGAAAACCAAGCCGACTCAGCACTCCGTCGGCCAGCTTCGTGAGATCGGAATTCAGCCCGACATTCTGGTCTGTCGGTGCGAGCATTCGATCAGCCGAGAGGAGCGTGACAAAATTGCCTTGTTCTGTAACGTGCCTTCGGAGGCGGTGATCGAAGAAAAGGACAAGGACTTTTCAATCTATGAAGTCCCGATCTCGTTGGTCGACAACAAACTCGATGAGCTGATTGTCAAGCGGTTGAACCTCCCCAGTAAAGCGCTCGATATCAGTCCATGGACCGATTTGCTTCATCGGCTACGCAATCCTCGCCACGAAGTCAGCATCGCGGTCGTCGGAAAGTATGCCGAACATAAAGACGCTTACAAGTCGATCTATGAATCAATCGATCACGCCGGGATGCACCACCAGACTCAAATTCGAATCGGGCGGATCCAAAGCAGCGAGATCGAGCGTGAGGGTGCCGAACGACTGCTGGCCGGTTACGACGGCATTTTGATTCCCGGTGGCTTTGGCGAACGCGGGGTGGAAGGCAAGGTTCAGTCAATCCGCTATGCACGCCAGCGTGGGATCCCGTTCTTTGGGATTTGCCTGGGGATGCAATGCGCCGTGATCGAATTTGCTCGTCACGTCTGTGGACTCGAAAAGGCACATTCCAGTGAGTTCGACAAAGATACGCCTGACCCGGTGATCTGCTTGCTCGATGAGCAGCAAAACGTGACGCAGCTCGGTGGGACGATGCGTTTGGGGAGCCAGCCGACGGTGCTGAGTCCGGGAAGTAAGGCGCACCAGTGTTACGGCGCTGACGATGTCGATGAGCGTCATCGACATCGTTACGAATTCAACAATGCCTATCGACAAGTGTTTCAGGATGCAGGTTTGGTGATATCAGGAACCAGCCCTGATGGGAGCTTGGTCGAAATTGTCGAGCAACCCGACCACCCATGGTTCGTCGCCGTACAATATCACCCTGAATTTAAAAGCAAGCCACTGAAGGCGCATCCCTTGTTTGCCGGGTTTGTCGAAGCTGCCATCAATCGGGCGAGCGAGCGACGATCAAGTGATCAGCCAGCCATTAGCCAGCGCTAA
- a CDS encoding DUF420 domain-containing protein, producing the protein MWETLATGLPHCTALLNTSATIVLAMALVNIKRGRVKVHKKLMLIALGISAAFLALYLLHKVALFQTTGEPNKRFPTDAPQSARYTYFAILGTHLVLAIFVPFLALRAVYLAKKGRIVAHKKLVRWAYPIWMYVSVTGVLVYLMLYQLYPA; encoded by the coding sequence ATGTGGGAAACACTCGCGACAGGACTGCCACACTGCACCGCACTGCTGAATACCTCGGCAACGATCGTATTGGCGATGGCATTGGTGAACATCAAACGTGGCCGGGTCAAGGTCCACAAGAAATTAATGCTGATCGCATTGGGGATCAGCGCTGCCTTCCTAGCGCTTTACCTGCTTCACAAGGTCGCGTTGTTTCAGACGACTGGCGAACCCAACAAGCGATTCCCAACCGACGCCCCGCAATCAGCTCGCTACACCTATTTTGCGATCCTGGGCACACACTTAGTGCTCGCCATCTTCGTTCCCTTCTTGGCTTTACGAGCGGTCTATCTTGCTAAGAAAGGCCGCATCGTCGCGCACAAGAAACTCGTCCGCTGGGCCTATCCGATTTGGATGTATGTGTCGGTGACCGGTGTCCTGGTCTACCTCATGCTCTACCAGCTTTATCCGGCCTGA
- a CDS encoding DUF4465 domain-containing protein, producing the protein MKCLLTPIFAITCCLTLMGQLRAETVVDFEELNGFDAMLPIAGSTQFYGSGHVFNGYGQDAPIGSFSSQGVSFETAPYGPGFSYSRFSNSYIPGFLNQFSALPGGGSDGAGGTMVGGTYGMVYTGASTTSTGESTSSASLSFDAPVDLISIDITNATYAALYFRDGLDGLGLEPDSAHQFSTGDYLSLTLTGFDDQGGVSGSTTIDLARFEGSIFDTDDYIEGWETVDLSGFGSTSSLAFSIESSDFDPQWGLNIPAYAAIDNLRFVTAVPEPSSFALLTMALSAFAIRRRR; encoded by the coding sequence ATGAAATGTCTGCTAACCCCAATCTTTGCGATTACCTGCTGCCTGACACTGATGGGGCAACTTCGCGCTGAAACGGTCGTTGACTTTGAAGAGCTCAATGGTTTTGACGCCATGTTGCCCATTGCCGGCAGCACCCAGTTTTACGGCAGCGGCCACGTGTTTAATGGTTATGGCCAGGATGCCCCGATCGGATCGTTCAGCAGCCAGGGCGTCTCTTTCGAAACTGCCCCTTACGGACCTGGGTTTTCTTACTCTCGATTCAGCAACAGCTACATCCCCGGCTTTCTGAATCAGTTTTCTGCGTTGCCCGGAGGCGGCTCCGACGGAGCCGGTGGGACGATGGTTGGCGGAACGTATGGAATGGTTTACACCGGGGCCTCGACCACCAGCACCGGCGAATCAACCTCGTCCGCTTCGCTGTCGTTCGATGCTCCAGTCGATCTGATCTCCATCGATATCACCAATGCCACGTACGCGGCACTTTACTTTCGTGATGGCCTTGACGGGTTGGGGCTCGAACCCGATTCGGCCCACCAGTTTTCCACCGGTGACTACCTGTCGCTGACATTGACTGGATTTGATGACCAGGGTGGTGTGTCTGGTAGCACCACGATCGATCTTGCTCGCTTCGAAGGCAGCATTTTCGATACCGATGATTACATCGAGGGCTGGGAGACGGTCGACTTGAGTGGCTTCGGCAGCACGTCCTCGCTGGCATTCTCGATCGAATCGAGTGACTTCGATCCCCAATGGGGACTCAACATCCCAGCTTATGCCGCGATCGACAATCTACGTTTCGTCACGGCCGTGCCCGAGCCGTCTTCGTTTGCCTTGTTGACGATGGCGCTGTCGGCATTTGCGATTCGCCGCCGCCGATAG
- a CDS encoding NAD-dependent epimerase/dehydratase family protein: MRIALTGATGFLGRYLIRELAKTHDVQAWHRGEKPPVKRWPVLWITGQLGDAQATKALVEGVDAVIHSGLHRTGESMMDAADDPVEYWQRNATGSLQLLEAAHQAGVKRFVFVSSGAVHDDVLPHFKLDETHPLRPNTLYGAYKASVETLVHHYGKSSEMCCVSVRPTAIYGVADPVKHSKWFDLIQSVAAGQAVTATGGSKSVHAQDVAKACHLLMNVTGELDDAAISGETFNCCDRMISDFQVASIAREISGSSATIEGPEKVAKNAIVTGKLQSLGIDFGGEPLLRKTVEQLLAET; this comes from the coding sequence ATGCGAATTGCGTTGACCGGAGCGACTGGGTTTCTTGGTCGCTACCTGATCCGAGAACTTGCCAAGACTCACGACGTGCAGGCGTGGCATCGCGGCGAAAAACCTCCCGTCAAACGCTGGCCTGTGCTCTGGATTACGGGACAACTCGGTGATGCTCAGGCGACGAAAGCCTTAGTCGAGGGCGTCGACGCGGTGATCCATAGTGGTCTGCATCGGACGGGCGAGTCGATGATGGATGCCGCAGACGATCCCGTTGAATATTGGCAGCGGAATGCGACCGGCTCGTTGCAGTTACTAGAAGCCGCCCACCAAGCCGGTGTGAAGCGATTCGTATTCGTTTCCTCGGGGGCGGTTCACGACGACGTGCTCCCCCACTTTAAGCTTGACGAAACCCATCCGCTTCGTCCCAACACGCTTTACGGTGCCTATAAAGCGTCCGTCGAAACCTTGGTGCACCACTACGGCAAGTCGAGTGAGATGTGCTGTGTCAGTGTCCGACCGACTGCTATTTATGGTGTCGCCGACCCGGTCAAACATTCGAAATGGTTCGACCTCATTCAATCCGTTGCCGCGGGACAGGCGGTCACCGCAACCGGTGGCAGCAAGAGCGTTCATGCCCAAGACGTCGCCAAGGCCTGTCATCTGCTGATGAACGTCACCGGCGAACTCGATGATGCGGCCATCAGTGGCGAGACGTTTAACTGTTGTGACCGGATGATCAGCGACTTTCAAGTCGCATCGATCGCAAGGGAAATTTCGGGAAGTTCGGCGACAATCGAAGGTCCCGAAAAGGTTGCAAAGAACGCGATCGTCACCGGTAAGCTGCAATCGCTAGGCATTGACTTTGGCGGCGAGCCGCTGCTGCGAAAAACAGTCGAGCAATTGCTCGCCGAAACCTGA
- a CDS encoding CNNM domain-containing protein, protein MSILSPYAGWLLPMAILIVLSALFSGSEAALFSLGARDRRRLRRGGVGGRIAHRLLDDSEHLLSAILFWNLLINMTYFAIASIVAGKLESDPDAGTSVAAVFTVISLLVIIFFSEMLPKSIAVLAPARASILLAPPMGVAVNVLRHVLPIVKTSNLLAGRLLWPSFQPETEIDLADIERAVELGTDDAALLKRERVALRSLVEIADMRASELMRPRSKLKLVAPPLDRTLTFEGPIPGGYVIVTDEDGDRMVGTLAVRLLRPSHMDHFDQYVEPVIYIPWSAPVARVLNQLNEQDISVAVVVDEYGDGIGVLSIDRIFRRMLAPQHDQSDEAVVSLAIEVCSPDRCRVAGSVSLRQFAKHLGVEAPEGSVVTVAGFIQRHNERLPRLGDEAILGNHRLTVIEQDDETMRIEAQRIILADENLGEGDGI, encoded by the coding sequence TTGAGTATCCTTTCGCCGTATGCCGGTTGGCTGTTGCCGATGGCGATCCTTATCGTGCTCAGCGCTCTGTTTAGCGGGAGCGAAGCGGCACTGTTTTCGCTCGGTGCCCGCGATCGAAGGCGGTTGCGTCGAGGCGGGGTCGGTGGTCGAATCGCACATCGCCTGCTCGATGATTCCGAGCACCTACTCTCAGCGATTCTGTTTTGGAATCTGCTGATCAACATGACCTACTTTGCGATCGCGTCGATCGTCGCGGGAAAGTTAGAATCGGATCCCGATGCCGGCACCAGTGTTGCCGCCGTATTCACCGTGATCAGTCTATTGGTCATCATTTTTTTCAGCGAGATGCTCCCCAAAAGCATCGCCGTTCTCGCGCCGGCACGAGCATCGATTTTGTTGGCACCTCCGATGGGCGTGGCCGTCAATGTGCTCCGCCATGTCTTGCCAATCGTCAAGACATCCAATTTATTGGCCGGACGTCTTTTATGGCCCTCGTTCCAGCCAGAGACAGAAATTGATCTGGCGGATATCGAACGGGCGGTGGAACTGGGAACCGACGACGCGGCGTTACTTAAACGTGAACGCGTCGCACTGCGTAGCCTGGTCGAGATCGCCGACATGCGGGCGAGCGAATTGATGCGTCCTCGCAGCAAACTAAAACTGGTCGCACCGCCGCTCGATCGCACACTGACATTCGAAGGTCCGATCCCGGGTGGCTATGTCATCGTCACCGACGAAGATGGTGACCGGATGGTCGGAACACTCGCCGTTCGTTTGCTTCGGCCCAGCCACATGGATCACTTCGACCAATACGTCGAACCGGTGATCTATATCCCGTGGTCCGCACCGGTCGCGCGGGTCTTAAACCAACTTAATGAACAAGACATCAGCGTCGCAGTCGTTGTCGACGAGTATGGCGACGGCATTGGAGTGCTCTCGATCGACCGAATCTTTCGGCGGATGCTGGCTCCACAGCACGACCAATCAGACGAGGCAGTGGTCTCACTTGCGATCGAAGTCTGCTCGCCCGATCGTTGCCGTGTCGCTGGCAGCGTCTCGCTTCGTCAATTTGCCAAGCACCTCGGTGTCGAAGCCCCCGAAGGTTCCGTCGTGACCGTCGCCGGATTCATCCAACGTCATAACGAGCGTTTGCCGCGATTGGGGGACGAAGCGATCTTAGGAAATCATCGCTTGACCGTTATCGAGCAAGACGACGAAACGATGCGTATCGAAGCGCAACGGATCATCCTCGCCGATGAGAATCTAGGTGAAGGAGACGGCATCTGA